In the genome of Halobacterium noricense, one region contains:
- a CDS encoding DUF2306 domain-containing protein gives MTVETAALWTHIAAGVAALVAGGVALATEKGGRRHRRAGRVYVAAMAVVVATVLPLFALDPTFFRTFLLLVAVFSGYFAFSGYRVLAREHPSDGPETVDWAAAVAVVAACVTLGAWGAIVVASGDSFGVVMVVFGGIGGVLGTSDLRAYWRGTNRTWLVDHLSRMVGAYIATVTAVSVVNISMAPEVVAWLWPTAVGVPLIWYWQAEYADVGPLAGRI, from the coding sequence ATGACGGTGGAGACGGCGGCGCTCTGGACGCACATCGCTGCGGGTGTCGCCGCGCTGGTCGCCGGCGGCGTCGCCCTCGCGACCGAGAAGGGCGGTCGCCGCCATCGGCGCGCGGGACGCGTCTACGTCGCGGCGATGGCCGTCGTTGTCGCGACGGTGCTCCCGCTGTTCGCGCTCGATCCGACGTTCTTCCGCACGTTCCTCTTGCTGGTCGCGGTGTTCAGCGGCTACTTCGCGTTCTCGGGGTATCGCGTACTGGCCCGCGAACACCCGAGCGACGGCCCCGAAACGGTGGATTGGGCCGCGGCAGTCGCGGTCGTCGCCGCGTGCGTCACGCTCGGCGCGTGGGGGGCCATAGTCGTCGCTAGCGGGGACTCGTTCGGGGTCGTGATGGTCGTCTTCGGCGGCATCGGCGGCGTGCTCGGAACGAGTGACCTCCGCGCGTACTGGCGGGGTACGAATCGGACGTGGCTGGTCGACCACCTCTCGCGGATGGTCGGCGCGTACATCGCCACGGTCACCGCGGTGTCCGTCGTCAACATCTCGATGGCTCCCGAGGTCGTCGCGTGGCTGTGGCCGACCGCGGTCGGCGTCCCGCTCATCTGGTACTGGCAGGCCGAGTACGCCGACGTGGGGCCGCTGGCCGGCAGAATCTGA
- a CDS encoding 50S ribosomal protein L15e, with amino-acid sequence MTRSFYSHIKEAWRDPDDGKLAELQWQRKQDWRKQGAIVRVDHPTRLDKARELGYKAKQGVVVARVSVRKGTARKSRFKAGRRTKRQGVNRIGRAKNLQSIAEERASKKYVNLRVLNSYWVGEDGSQKWFEAILLDPEHGAIENDDDLNWICNESQQGRVFHGKTSAGQRARGLQNRGKGTEHLRPSTNAGKRRKS; translated from the coding sequence ATGACACGAAGCTTCTACTCCCACATCAAGGAAGCCTGGCGGGACCCCGACGACGGGAAGCTCGCCGAGCTCCAGTGGCAGCGCAAGCAGGACTGGCGCAAACAGGGCGCCATCGTCCGCGTCGACCACCCGACCCGCCTCGACAAGGCCCGCGAACTCGGCTACAAGGCCAAGCAGGGCGTCGTCGTGGCGCGCGTCAGCGTCCGGAAGGGTACCGCCCGGAAGTCCCGGTTCAAGGCTGGCCGCCGCACGAAGCGGCAGGGCGTCAACCGCATCGGTCGCGCGAAGAACCTCCAGAGCATCGCCGAGGAGCGTGCGTCGAAGAAGTACGTCAACCTCCGCGTGCTGAACTCCTACTGGGTCGGCGAGGACGGCTCGCAGAAGTGGTTCGAAGCGATTCTCCTGGACCCCGAGCACGGCGCAATCGAGAACGACGACGACCTCAACTGGATCTGCAACGAGAGCCAGCAGGGTCGCGTCTTCCACGGGAAGACCAGCGCCGGGCAGCGCGCCCGCGGCCTCCAGAACCGTGGCAAGGGCACCGAGCACCTGCGCCCGAGCACGAACGCCGGCAAGCGCCGGAAGTCGTAA